The following proteins are co-located in the Pomacea canaliculata isolate SZHN2017 linkage group LG8, ASM307304v1, whole genome shotgun sequence genome:
- the LOC112570937 gene encoding delta-like protein A — MNQIGRSQMLLVLVGSVLVTGVACNCVPRCQNGGQCRQNICICRPNFNGTHCQIDRRPTNPCYFERCKNGGTCMQLGLGYMCSCSEGYTGTNCENVGSWNTPPASTDTSDMYNPLGVLLGVVLSLVALAAVLGLLSWWRISRRQQQLRYSTRHELGNHVTSRIHRNSRLSSTSDNVVTSVSEVVERGSHYGPTYAPYDPTLFLPPAYSLAVNDPKYCGDDNLQGPPPSYEETMTLGSESVGGDEASSETRPPDPRPPEGRGDTAASADQTGEIIS, encoded by the exons ATGAACCAGATCGGGAGGTCGCAGatgttgctggtgttggtggGGTCTGTGCTGGTCACAG GTGTGGCTTGTAACTGTGTACCACGGTGTCAAAATGGTGGCCAGTGTCgtcaaaatatttgcatttgtaGACCAAACTTCAATGGAACTCACTGTCAGATTG ATCGAAGGCCCACCAACCCTTGTTACTTCGAACGGTGCAAGAACGGCGGCACCTGCATGCAACTGGGCCTCGGGTACATGTGCTCCTGTTCAGAAGGGTACACTGGGACAAACTGTGAAAATG TCGGCAGCTGGAATACTCCCCCGGCTTCCACAGACACAAGCGACATGTACAATCCCCTCGGCGTGCTTCTGGGGGTGGTGCTGTCGCTGGTGGCGTTGGCGGCGGTGCTGGGGCTGCTCAGCTGGTGGAGGATCAGCAGACGTCAGCAGCAGCTTCGATACTCAACGCGTCATGAGCTTGGCAACCACGTGACCAGTCGGATTCATCGTAACAGTCGACTGTCGTCCACGTCTGATAACGTGGTGACGTCGGTGAGCGAGGTCGTCGAGCGTGGGTCTCATTACGGACCAACGTATGCACCGTATGACCCCACGTTATTCCTCCCCCCGGCCTATTCGCTGGCCGTCAACGACCCCAAGTACTGCGGCGACGACAACCTGCAAGGACCGCCACCGTCGTACGAAGAAACGATGACGTTAGGGTCGGAGTCCGTTGGAGGCGATGAGGCCAGCAGTGAGACTCGACCACCTGACCCGCGGCCACCGGAAGGTCGCGGTGACACTGCGGCGTCAGCTGACCagacaggggagataatcagCTAA